One window from the genome of Cryptomeria japonica chromosome 6, Sugi_1.0, whole genome shotgun sequence encodes:
- the LOC131067994 gene encoding cytochrome P450 750A1 has translation MESLSCSLTEAVTIGLGILFIFYCFVYKLQRDGKKMKLPPGPRPWPVIGSLHLLGSLPHQAFATLAKKYGSLMFLRLGSIPAVVVSSPAMAKEFLKTHDLVFATRPHSYNGKFICYGHKDVAFGLYGESWRQKRKLMTVELLTVKRNESFGFVREEEVSSMIASIWQESGHGAQCVDVKRRLSSLTQNIVCRMFAGRTYSDNELNGGHGFKEMVEEMFSVFGAFPIGEYIPSLDWMDLQGFRRRMKAVHKIFDKFAEKVIDEHIVERKAREGVRVKDMVDVMLSMAETDGQSMSRVDIKAVILDFVNAGMETPVTLLEWAISDLLGNPATLARVQQEIESVVGRDRLVKESDVMSFHYLQCAVKETLRLHPPGPLLIPHESMEGCRVGEYFIPPKTRLFVNLWAIGRDESVWEDAHQFKPERFIGINKDVRGYDFDFTPFGAGRRGCPGITMGLSICEFALAQLVHCFDWTVDGELDMTEKFGITITRKNPLFACPKWRLTTEYPS, from the exons ATGGAATCCCTCAGTTGCTCCCTCACTGAAGCCGTCACCATAGGATTGGGGATTTTATTCATCTTCTACTGCTTCGTCTATAAGCTGCAGAGGGATGGAAAGAAAATGAAATTGCCTCCAGGACCACGTCCATGGCCTGTCATAGGAAGCCTCCATCTCTTGGGAAGCCTTCCTCATCAAGCTTTTGCAACGCTGGCAAAGAAATACGGATCCCTTATGTTTCTCCGTTTAGGCTCCATCCCCGCTGTTGTGGTGTCTTCTCCTGCCATGGCAAAAGAATTTCTCAAAACGCATGATTTGGTGTTTGCAACCAGACCACACAGTTACAATGGGAAATTCATATGCTATGGTCATAAAGACGTCGCTTTTGGCCTCTATGGAGAGTCTTGGAGGCAGAAGAGAAAGCTGATGACAGTGGAGCTGCTCACAGTCAAGAGAAACGAATCCTTCGGATTTGTGAGAGAGGAAGAAGTGTCTTCCATGATCGCCTCCATCTGGCAGGAAAGCGGGCACGGAGCGCAGTGTGTGGATGTGAAGAGGAGACTCTCCTCCCTTACTCAAAATATTGTCTGCAGAATGTTTGCTGGCAGGACGTATTCCGACAACGAACTGAATGGAGGGCATGGTTTCAAAGAAATGGTGGAAGAGATGTTTTCCGTGTTCGGTGCGTTTCCCATTGGCGAATACATTCCTTCTCTTGACTGGATGGACTTGCAAGGATTCCGTCGTCGCATGAAGGCCGTTCACAAAATATTCGACAAATTTGCTGAAAAAGTAATCGATGAGCACATCGTAGAAAGAAAAGCTAGGGAAGGAGTTCGCGTTAAAGACATGGTAGACGTGATGCTCAGCATGGCTGAGACGGACGGCCAGTCAATGTCACGGGTCGACATCAAAGCCGTGATCCTG GATTTTGTAAATGCGGGAATGGAAACACCGGTGACATTGCTAGAGTGGGCGATAAGTGACTTGCTAGGGAATCCTGCAACGCTGGCACGAGTGCAGCAGGAGATCGAATCGGTAGTTGGCAGAGACCGCTTAGTAAAGGAGAGTGACGTCATGAGCTTCCACTACTTGCAATGCGCGGTGAAGGAAACACTCAGACTTCACCCGCCAGGTCCGCTGCTCATTCCGCACGAGTCGATGGAAGGCTGCAGAGTTGGAGAATATTTCATTCCACCAAAGACGAGGCTGTTTGTGAATTTGTGGGCGATTGGAAGGGATGAAAGCGTTTGGGAAGATGCTCATCAGTTTAAGCCCGAGCGGTTCATAGGCATAAATAAGGATGTGAGAGGTTACGACTTCGATTTTACGCCCTTTGGAGCAGGAAGGAGAGGATGCCCCGGGATTACCATGGGTCTTTCTATTTGTGAGTTCGCACTCGCTCAGCTGGTTCACTGCTTTGACTGGACTGTGGATGGCGAGCTGGATATGACGGAAAAGTTTGGAATAACTATTACCAGAAAAAATCCGCTATTTGCCTGCCCTAAATGGAGGCTCACTACTGAATATCCTAGTTAA